In a genomic window of Cardiocondyla obscurior isolate alpha-2009 linkage group LG08, Cobs3.1, whole genome shotgun sequence:
- the Btk29a gene encoding tyrosine-protein kinase Btk isoform X2, which translates to MAGKDGKLESKGGDVIRQGFMIKRSQNKKRFTPVNYKQRWFVLTKRYLIYYDGDGERRKERGRIAVESVHVVETASLGNGSTGGGGAVGDVAGGGDATSGGGGIPSGLPFQVGYREAGQEYTLYLLAAREQDRAEWIRAIRAVCSENSGLSGRYHAGLWSGKRWSCCRLSTRSAEGCDTCSSWSSKPSANATNPSSTITSASTTSTSVPGGAVNNTISTTTVTSDHRSQSTNAEANNNPIVQSQTRSTIGTPSTPIMPGGTPGTPSSKAKEKIMLRAKVVVALYPFRAIEGGDLSLEKGAEYEVLDDSQEHWWKVKDENGSIGYIPSNYVKEKELLGLQKYEWYVGDMSRQRAESLLKQEDKEGCFVVRNSSTKGLYTLSLYTKVPHPHVKHYHIKQNTRGEFYLSEKHCCGSIPDLVNYHRHNSGGLASRLKTSPCDRPVPPTAGLSHDKWEIDPAELHLLEELGSGQFGVVRRGKWRGSIDVAVKMMKEGTMSEDDFIEEAKVMTKLQHQNLVQLYGVCSKDRPIYIVTEYMRHGSLLNYLRRHETSLGANVGLLLDMCIQVCKGMAYLERHNYIHRDLAARNCLVGSENVVKVADFGLARYVLDDQYTSSGGTKFPIKWAPPEVLNYTRFSSKSDVWAYGVLMWEVFTCGKMPYGRLKNTEVVDRVQRGIILERPKACFKEVYEVMRKCWAHSPEVRPSFRVLKEQLISVSQGLVND; encoded by the exons ATGGCAGGGAAAGATGGGAAGCTAGAGTCTAAAGGTGGCGACGTTATCCGGCAGGGATTTATGATCAAACGCTCCCAGAATAAGAAGCGCTTCACCCCGGTCAACTACAAGCAGCGGTGGTTCGTCCTGACCAAGCGATACCTTATCTACTACGACGGTGATGGCGAG CGCCGCAAGGAACGTGGACGGATTGCCGTGGAGAGCGTCCACGTGGTGGAGACGGCCAGCCTCGGGAATGGTAGCACCGGCGGAGGCGGTGCCGTCGGCGACGTGGCAGGTGGCGGTGACGCGACCAGCGGAGGTGGCGGGATACCATCCGGACTGCCCTTCCAGGTGGGATATCGGGAAGCTGGTCAGGAGTACACGCTTTACCTTCTCGCCGCTCGTGAGCAGGATCGCGCTGAATGGATACGTGCCATACGCGCTG TGTGCAGTGAGAATTCGGGGTTGAGCGGGCGTTACCACGCGGGCTTGTGGAGCGGGAAGCGCTGGTCTTGCTGCCGATTATCGACACGCTCCGCCGAAGGCTGCGACACTTGCAGCTCCTGGTCCTCGAAGCCGTCTGCGAACGCTACGAATCCGTCCTCGACGATCACGTCGGCCTCGACAACGTCGACGTCCGTGCCCGGCGGCGCCGTTAATAACACCATTTCAACGACCACCGTCACGTCCGATCATCGCTCACAATCGACAAACGCCGAGGCGAATAACAATCCGATCGTCCAGTCCCAGACCCGTTCAACAATCG gAACGCCTTCGACCCCTATAATGCCAGGTGGGACACCCGGCACGCCATCCTCCAAAGCGAAG GAGAAGATAATGCTGCGGGCGAAAGTTGTGGTAGCGCTGTATCCCTTCCGAGCTATCGAAGGTGGCGATTTATCTCTCGAAAAG GGCGCAGAGTACGAGGTCTTGGATGACTCCCAAGAGCACTGGTGGAAAGTTAAGGACGAAAATGG ATCGATCGGCTACATTCCCAGCAACTACGTCAAAGAGAAGGAACTGCTGGGGCTGCAAAAATACGA ATGGTACGTAGGTGATATGTCAAGACAGCGCGCCGAGTCGCTGCTGAAGCAAGAAGATAAGGAGGGCTGTTTTGTCGTTCGTAACTCCTCAACGAAGGGTCTCTACACGCTCTCGCTTTACACGAAAGT GCCACATCCTCACGTGAAGCATTACCACATCAAACAGAATACCCGTGGAGAATTTTACTTATCGGAAAAACACTGCTGCGGCTCCATTCCTGACCTGGTTAATTACCATAGACACAACAGCGGCGGTCTGGCCAGTCGATTGAAGACCAGCCCCTGCGATCGTCCTGTGCCACCGACCGCTGGCCTTAGTCACg acaaATGGGAGATTGACCCAGCGGAATTACATTTGTTAGAGGAGCTTGGGTCCGGTCAATTTGGAGTCGTGCGGAGAGGAAAGTGGCGCGGCTCCATCGACGTCGCCGTGAAAATGATGAAAGAGGGAACCATGTCTGAGGACGATTTTATAGAGGAAGCTAAAGTAATGAC GAAACTGCAACATCAAAACCTAGTCCAGCTGTACGGTGTCTGCAGTAAAGATAGACCAATATACATTGTTACGGAATACATGCGACATGGATCTCTTCTTAACTACCTCCGTCGTCACGAAACCTCTTTAGGTGCAAACGTTGGCCTCTTGTTAGATATGTGTATACAG gTTTGCAAAGGAATGGCATATTTAGAGAGGCATAACTATATACACAGAGATCTTGCGGCACGTAACTGTCTGGTGGGGTCAGAAAACGTAGTAAAAGTTGCAGATTTTGGTTTAGCTAG GTACGTACTCGATGATCAGTATACCAGTAGCGGTGGTACTAAGTTTCCCATCAAATGGGCGCCGCCGGAAGTACTGAATTATACGCGCTTCAGTTCAAAATCGGATGTATGGGCATACGGCGTACTTATGTGGGAAGTATTCACTTGCGGCAAGATGCCTTACGGTCGCCTAAAGAATACAGAAGTCGTTGATCGAGTACAGCGAGGAATCATCCTGGAACGACCCAAGGCGTGTTTCAAGGAAGTATACGAG GTGATGCGTAAGTGCTGGGCGCACAGTCCGGAAGTACGACCGTCCTTCCGCGTTCTAAAGGAGCAGCTGATTAGCGTTTCTCAAGGATTGGTCAACGATTGA
- the Btk29a gene encoding tyrosine-protein kinase Btk isoform X1, which translates to MMVSLLLGRPSCVMAGKDGKLESKGGDVIRQGFMIKRSQNKKRFTPVNYKQRWFVLTKRYLIYYDGDGERRKERGRIAVESVHVVETASLGNGSTGGGGAVGDVAGGGDATSGGGGIPSGLPFQVGYREAGQEYTLYLLAAREQDRAEWIRAIRAVCSENSGLSGRYHAGLWSGKRWSCCRLSTRSAEGCDTCSSWSSKPSANATNPSSTITSASTTSTSVPGGAVNNTISTTTVTSDHRSQSTNAEANNNPIVQSQTRSTIGTPSTPIMPGGTPGTPSSKAKEKIMLRAKVVVALYPFRAIEGGDLSLEKGAEYEVLDDSQEHWWKVKDENGSIGYIPSNYVKEKELLGLQKYEWYVGDMSRQRAESLLKQEDKEGCFVVRNSSTKGLYTLSLYTKVPHPHVKHYHIKQNTRGEFYLSEKHCCGSIPDLVNYHRHNSGGLASRLKTSPCDRPVPPTAGLSHDKWEIDPAELHLLEELGSGQFGVVRRGKWRGSIDVAVKMMKEGTMSEDDFIEEAKVMTKLQHQNLVQLYGVCSKDRPIYIVTEYMRHGSLLNYLRRHETSLGANVGLLLDMCIQVCKGMAYLERHNYIHRDLAARNCLVGSENVVKVADFGLARYVLDDQYTSSGGTKFPIKWAPPEVLNYTRFSSKSDVWAYGVLMWEVFTCGKMPYGRLKNTEVVDRVQRGIILERPKACFKEVYEVMRKCWAHSPEVRPSFRVLKEQLISVSQGLVND; encoded by the exons ATGATGGTTTCGTTGTTGCTAGGGCGGCCCTCCTGTGTGATGGCAGGGAAAGATGGGAAGCTAGAGTCTAAAGGTGGCGACGTTATCCGGCAGGGATTTATGATCAAACGCTCCCAGAATAAGAAGCGCTTCACCCCGGTCAACTACAAGCAGCGGTGGTTCGTCCTGACCAAGCGATACCTTATCTACTACGACGGTGATGGCGAG CGCCGCAAGGAACGTGGACGGATTGCCGTGGAGAGCGTCCACGTGGTGGAGACGGCCAGCCTCGGGAATGGTAGCACCGGCGGAGGCGGTGCCGTCGGCGACGTGGCAGGTGGCGGTGACGCGACCAGCGGAGGTGGCGGGATACCATCCGGACTGCCCTTCCAGGTGGGATATCGGGAAGCTGGTCAGGAGTACACGCTTTACCTTCTCGCCGCTCGTGAGCAGGATCGCGCTGAATGGATACGTGCCATACGCGCTG TGTGCAGTGAGAATTCGGGGTTGAGCGGGCGTTACCACGCGGGCTTGTGGAGCGGGAAGCGCTGGTCTTGCTGCCGATTATCGACACGCTCCGCCGAAGGCTGCGACACTTGCAGCTCCTGGTCCTCGAAGCCGTCTGCGAACGCTACGAATCCGTCCTCGACGATCACGTCGGCCTCGACAACGTCGACGTCCGTGCCCGGCGGCGCCGTTAATAACACCATTTCAACGACCACCGTCACGTCCGATCATCGCTCACAATCGACAAACGCCGAGGCGAATAACAATCCGATCGTCCAGTCCCAGACCCGTTCAACAATCG gAACGCCTTCGACCCCTATAATGCCAGGTGGGACACCCGGCACGCCATCCTCCAAAGCGAAG GAGAAGATAATGCTGCGGGCGAAAGTTGTGGTAGCGCTGTATCCCTTCCGAGCTATCGAAGGTGGCGATTTATCTCTCGAAAAG GGCGCAGAGTACGAGGTCTTGGATGACTCCCAAGAGCACTGGTGGAAAGTTAAGGACGAAAATGG ATCGATCGGCTACATTCCCAGCAACTACGTCAAAGAGAAGGAACTGCTGGGGCTGCAAAAATACGA ATGGTACGTAGGTGATATGTCAAGACAGCGCGCCGAGTCGCTGCTGAAGCAAGAAGATAAGGAGGGCTGTTTTGTCGTTCGTAACTCCTCAACGAAGGGTCTCTACACGCTCTCGCTTTACACGAAAGT GCCACATCCTCACGTGAAGCATTACCACATCAAACAGAATACCCGTGGAGAATTTTACTTATCGGAAAAACACTGCTGCGGCTCCATTCCTGACCTGGTTAATTACCATAGACACAACAGCGGCGGTCTGGCCAGTCGATTGAAGACCAGCCCCTGCGATCGTCCTGTGCCACCGACCGCTGGCCTTAGTCACg acaaATGGGAGATTGACCCAGCGGAATTACATTTGTTAGAGGAGCTTGGGTCCGGTCAATTTGGAGTCGTGCGGAGAGGAAAGTGGCGCGGCTCCATCGACGTCGCCGTGAAAATGATGAAAGAGGGAACCATGTCTGAGGACGATTTTATAGAGGAAGCTAAAGTAATGAC GAAACTGCAACATCAAAACCTAGTCCAGCTGTACGGTGTCTGCAGTAAAGATAGACCAATATACATTGTTACGGAATACATGCGACATGGATCTCTTCTTAACTACCTCCGTCGTCACGAAACCTCTTTAGGTGCAAACGTTGGCCTCTTGTTAGATATGTGTATACAG gTTTGCAAAGGAATGGCATATTTAGAGAGGCATAACTATATACACAGAGATCTTGCGGCACGTAACTGTCTGGTGGGGTCAGAAAACGTAGTAAAAGTTGCAGATTTTGGTTTAGCTAG GTACGTACTCGATGATCAGTATACCAGTAGCGGTGGTACTAAGTTTCCCATCAAATGGGCGCCGCCGGAAGTACTGAATTATACGCGCTTCAGTTCAAAATCGGATGTATGGGCATACGGCGTACTTATGTGGGAAGTATTCACTTGCGGCAAGATGCCTTACGGTCGCCTAAAGAATACAGAAGTCGTTGATCGAGTACAGCGAGGAATCATCCTGGAACGACCCAAGGCGTGTTTCAAGGAAGTATACGAG GTGATGCGTAAGTGCTGGGCGCACAGTCCGGAAGTACGACCGTCCTTCCGCGTTCTAAAGGAGCAGCTGATTAGCGTTTCTCAAGGATTGGTCAACGATTGA
- the Btk29a gene encoding tyrosine-protein kinase Btk isoform X3 — MPGGTPGTPSSKAKEKIMLRAKVVVALYPFRAIEGGDLSLEKGAEYEVLDDSQEHWWKVKDENGSIGYIPSNYVKEKELLGLQKYEWYVGDMSRQRAESLLKQEDKEGCFVVRNSSTKGLYTLSLYTKVPHPHVKHYHIKQNTRGEFYLSEKHCCGSIPDLVNYHRHNSGGLASRLKTSPCDRPVPPTAGLSHDKWEIDPAELHLLEELGSGQFGVVRRGKWRGSIDVAVKMMKEGTMSEDDFIEEAKVMTKLQHQNLVQLYGVCSKDRPIYIVTEYMRHGSLLNYLRRHETSLGANVGLLLDMCIQVCKGMAYLERHNYIHRDLAARNCLVGSENVVKVADFGLARYVLDDQYTSSGGTKFPIKWAPPEVLNYTRFSSKSDVWAYGVLMWEVFTCGKMPYGRLKNTEVVDRVQRGIILERPKACFKEVYEVMRKCWAHSPEVRPSFRVLKEQLISVSQGLVND, encoded by the exons ATGCCAGGTGGGACACCCGGCACGCCATCCTCCAAAGCGAAG GAGAAGATAATGCTGCGGGCGAAAGTTGTGGTAGCGCTGTATCCCTTCCGAGCTATCGAAGGTGGCGATTTATCTCTCGAAAAG GGCGCAGAGTACGAGGTCTTGGATGACTCCCAAGAGCACTGGTGGAAAGTTAAGGACGAAAATGG ATCGATCGGCTACATTCCCAGCAACTACGTCAAAGAGAAGGAACTGCTGGGGCTGCAAAAATACGA ATGGTACGTAGGTGATATGTCAAGACAGCGCGCCGAGTCGCTGCTGAAGCAAGAAGATAAGGAGGGCTGTTTTGTCGTTCGTAACTCCTCAACGAAGGGTCTCTACACGCTCTCGCTTTACACGAAAGT GCCACATCCTCACGTGAAGCATTACCACATCAAACAGAATACCCGTGGAGAATTTTACTTATCGGAAAAACACTGCTGCGGCTCCATTCCTGACCTGGTTAATTACCATAGACACAACAGCGGCGGTCTGGCCAGTCGATTGAAGACCAGCCCCTGCGATCGTCCTGTGCCACCGACCGCTGGCCTTAGTCACg acaaATGGGAGATTGACCCAGCGGAATTACATTTGTTAGAGGAGCTTGGGTCCGGTCAATTTGGAGTCGTGCGGAGAGGAAAGTGGCGCGGCTCCATCGACGTCGCCGTGAAAATGATGAAAGAGGGAACCATGTCTGAGGACGATTTTATAGAGGAAGCTAAAGTAATGAC GAAACTGCAACATCAAAACCTAGTCCAGCTGTACGGTGTCTGCAGTAAAGATAGACCAATATACATTGTTACGGAATACATGCGACATGGATCTCTTCTTAACTACCTCCGTCGTCACGAAACCTCTTTAGGTGCAAACGTTGGCCTCTTGTTAGATATGTGTATACAG gTTTGCAAAGGAATGGCATATTTAGAGAGGCATAACTATATACACAGAGATCTTGCGGCACGTAACTGTCTGGTGGGGTCAGAAAACGTAGTAAAAGTTGCAGATTTTGGTTTAGCTAG GTACGTACTCGATGATCAGTATACCAGTAGCGGTGGTACTAAGTTTCCCATCAAATGGGCGCCGCCGGAAGTACTGAATTATACGCGCTTCAGTTCAAAATCGGATGTATGGGCATACGGCGTACTTATGTGGGAAGTATTCACTTGCGGCAAGATGCCTTACGGTCGCCTAAAGAATACAGAAGTCGTTGATCGAGTACAGCGAGGAATCATCCTGGAACGACCCAAGGCGTGTTTCAAGGAAGTATACGAG GTGATGCGTAAGTGCTGGGCGCACAGTCCGGAAGTACGACCGTCCTTCCGCGTTCTAAAGGAGCAGCTGATTAGCGTTTCTCAAGGATTGGTCAACGATTGA
- the Btk29a gene encoding tyrosine-protein kinase Btk isoform X4, which yields MLVISALKQVANAATNAVHSATGNVTGHAHNHSGTPSTPIMPGGTPGTPSSKAKEKIMLRAKVVVALYPFRAIEGGDLSLEKGAEYEVLDDSQEHWWKVKDENGSIGYIPSNYVKEKELLGLQKYEWYVGDMSRQRAESLLKQEDKEGCFVVRNSSTKGLYTLSLYTKVPHPHVKHYHIKQNTRGEFYLSEKHCCGSIPDLVNYHRHNSGGLASRLKTSPCDRPVPPTAGLSHDKWEIDPAELHLLEELGSGQFGVVRRGKWRGSIDVAVKMMKEGTMSEDDFIEEAKVMTKLQHQNLVQLYGVCSKDRPIYIVTEYMRHGSLLNYLRRHETSLGANVGLLLDMCIQVCKGMAYLERHNYIHRDLAARNCLVGSENVVKVADFGLARYVLDDQYTSSGGTKFPIKWAPPEVLNYTRFSSKSDVWAYGVLMWEVFTCGKMPYGRLKNTEVVDRVQRGIILERPKACFKEVYEVMRKCWAHSPEVRPSFRVLKEQLISVSQGLVND from the exons ATGCTGGTGATAAGTGCTTTAAAGCAGGTCGCGAACGCCGCTACCAACGCGGTCCACTCGGCCACCGGCAACGTCACCGGACACGCTCATAATCATTCCG gAACGCCTTCGACCCCTATAATGCCAGGTGGGACACCCGGCACGCCATCCTCCAAAGCGAAG GAGAAGATAATGCTGCGGGCGAAAGTTGTGGTAGCGCTGTATCCCTTCCGAGCTATCGAAGGTGGCGATTTATCTCTCGAAAAG GGCGCAGAGTACGAGGTCTTGGATGACTCCCAAGAGCACTGGTGGAAAGTTAAGGACGAAAATGG ATCGATCGGCTACATTCCCAGCAACTACGTCAAAGAGAAGGAACTGCTGGGGCTGCAAAAATACGA ATGGTACGTAGGTGATATGTCAAGACAGCGCGCCGAGTCGCTGCTGAAGCAAGAAGATAAGGAGGGCTGTTTTGTCGTTCGTAACTCCTCAACGAAGGGTCTCTACACGCTCTCGCTTTACACGAAAGT GCCACATCCTCACGTGAAGCATTACCACATCAAACAGAATACCCGTGGAGAATTTTACTTATCGGAAAAACACTGCTGCGGCTCCATTCCTGACCTGGTTAATTACCATAGACACAACAGCGGCGGTCTGGCCAGTCGATTGAAGACCAGCCCCTGCGATCGTCCTGTGCCACCGACCGCTGGCCTTAGTCACg acaaATGGGAGATTGACCCAGCGGAATTACATTTGTTAGAGGAGCTTGGGTCCGGTCAATTTGGAGTCGTGCGGAGAGGAAAGTGGCGCGGCTCCATCGACGTCGCCGTGAAAATGATGAAAGAGGGAACCATGTCTGAGGACGATTTTATAGAGGAAGCTAAAGTAATGAC GAAACTGCAACATCAAAACCTAGTCCAGCTGTACGGTGTCTGCAGTAAAGATAGACCAATATACATTGTTACGGAATACATGCGACATGGATCTCTTCTTAACTACCTCCGTCGTCACGAAACCTCTTTAGGTGCAAACGTTGGCCTCTTGTTAGATATGTGTATACAG gTTTGCAAAGGAATGGCATATTTAGAGAGGCATAACTATATACACAGAGATCTTGCGGCACGTAACTGTCTGGTGGGGTCAGAAAACGTAGTAAAAGTTGCAGATTTTGGTTTAGCTAG GTACGTACTCGATGATCAGTATACCAGTAGCGGTGGTACTAAGTTTCCCATCAAATGGGCGCCGCCGGAAGTACTGAATTATACGCGCTTCAGTTCAAAATCGGATGTATGGGCATACGGCGTACTTATGTGGGAAGTATTCACTTGCGGCAAGATGCCTTACGGTCGCCTAAAGAATACAGAAGTCGTTGATCGAGTACAGCGAGGAATCATCCTGGAACGACCCAAGGCGTGTTTCAAGGAAGTATACGAG GTGATGCGTAAGTGCTGGGCGCACAGTCCGGAAGTACGACCGTCCTTCCGCGTTCTAAAGGAGCAGCTGATTAGCGTTTCTCAAGGATTGGTCAACGATTGA
- the LOC139104759 gene encoding carboxypeptidase N subunit 2-like, translated as MSRLLFFSQIVLPILSVTASSSEVKEPTCRDSDGYRVCHYKGVLVEVTQHRFEDRLDVSDLDLLAIRENAFKNVSATHLYLNTGNRISVLKRESFRGLPKLERLHLDSNAVSLSGHLFAELKHLQSLSLIFNKINSVPKDSFAGLSSLTWLYLGHNDIEAIEAESFSNLNPELPYLWLNDNKIVRVASGAFAGLTGLSRLHLDHNRLEGLPDGAFRGSSMLEDLYLNDNRITSVSRALLRDLPGLKRLYLQRNEISTLEPGTFQELSQLEVLRLDGNKLSRIVVGTFAGLSNLEDIKLSDNNIRAVDNGAFADCVKLEYLYFGGNNYSDIAKKIASLPHATLITTF; from the coding sequence ATGTCGCGGCTTCTCTTCTTTTCGCAAATCGTTCTTCCGATTCTCTCGGTGACGGCCTCGTCGTCCGAGGTGAAGGAGCCGACCTGCCGAGACAGCGATGGCTATCGCGTCTGCCACTACAAGGGGGTGCTCGTTGAAGTAACGCAACACCGCTTCGAGGATCGGTTGGACGTAAGCGACTTGGACCTGCTGGCGATTCGAGAGAACGCCTTCAAGAACGTATCGGCGACGCACTTGTATCTGAATACAGGCAACCGGATCTCCGTGCTGAAGAGAGAGTCCTTCCGCGGTTTGCCCAAGTTGGAGCGCCTCCACTTGGACAGCAACGCAGTGTCGCTGTCGGGGCACTTGTTCGCGGAGCTGAAACACCTGCAGTCGCTGTCGTTGATCTTCAACAAGATCAATTCGGTCCCGAAAGACTCGTTCGCCGGTCTGTCGAGTCTGACGTGGCTCTACCTAGGTCACAACGACATCGAGGCGATCGAAGCGGAATCCTTTTCGAATCTGAACCCCGAGCTGCCGTACTTGTGGCTTAACGACAATAAAATCGTCCGCGTCGCGTCGGGTGCCTTCGCCGGGTTAACTGGGCTGAGTCGTCTGCACTTGGACCACAATCGGCTGGAGGGTCTGCCGGACGGAGCCTTTCGAGGATCGAGCATGCTGGAGGACCTCTACTTAAATGACAATCGGATAACGAGCGTCTCCAGGGCGCTTCTTCGTGACCTGCCCGGTTTAAAGAGACTCTATCTTCAGCGGAACGAGATCAGCACCCTCGAGCCAGGAACATTTCAGGAGCTGTCTCAGCTGGAAGTGCTGCGACTCGACGGAAACAAACTGTCTCGCATTGTAGTCGGTACTTTCGCGGGGCTCTCCAATCTGGAAGACATCAAGCTATCCGACAATAACATCCGCGCGGTGGACAATGGCGCATTCGCTGATTGCGTCAAACTGGAATATCTCTACTTTGGCGGCAACAATTACAGCGACATTGCCAAGAAGATCGCCAGCTTGCCGCACGCCACTCTCATCACGACGTTTTAA
- the LOC139104765 gene encoding collectin-11-like isoform X2, with translation MFKYFLIVLVCWVFDDATAEFDWKPNPPYKPFDMKPFPFTPSLKLDKQNDTASSGKTVTMNGDANYNVGQQIFYVYDNQFFKRLLYNREDGSFVTSDSSDTHRLYPYKLTWNKARQACIQNGGHLAIINSESEEMILSQMLQEKNLDTAWLGLHDLYEEGDWVTIMDQPIQNTGFTGWTNKWPNEPDNWNGDQHCAILIKKDGMDDVNCKSMHYYFCEFPA, from the exons atgttcaaatattttttaattgttcttgTTTGCTGGGTTTTTGACGACGCTACGGCTGAATTTGATTGGAAGCCGAATCCTCCATACAAGCCCTTTGATATGAAGCCGTTTCCATTCACGCCCTCGTTAAAATTGGATAAACAAAACGATACAG CGTCGAGCGGGAAGACGGTGACTATGAACGGGGACGCGAATTATAACGTGGGCCagcaaatattttacgtttacgACAACCAGTTTTTTAAGCGACTGTTGTATAACCGAGAGGACGGTTCTTTCGTCACGTCCGATAGTTCGGACACGCACAGACTTTACCCGTACAAACTCACATGGAATAAGGCTCGCCAGGCTTGTATCCAGAATGGAG GACATTTGGCTATCATCAATTCGGAGTCCGAGGAGATGATACTCTCGCAAATGTTGCAAGAGAAAAACTTGGACACAGCTTGGCTCGGTCTTCACGATCTTTACGAGGAAGGTGACTGGGTTACGATCATGGACCAGCCTATACAAAACACAGGGTTTACCGGGTGGACAAACAAATGGCCGAACGAACCCGATAACTGGAACGGGGACCAGCATTgtgcgattttaattaagaaagacGGAATGGACGATGTTAATTGTAAAAGTATGCATTATTACTTCTGCGAGTTTCCCGCGTGA
- the LOC139104765 gene encoding collectin-11-like isoform X1 — MFKYFLIVLVCWVFDDATAEFDWKPNPPYKPFDMKPFPFTPSLKLDKQNDTEASSGKTVTMNGDANYNVGQQIFYVYDNQFFKRLLYNREDGSFVTSDSSDTHRLYPYKLTWNKARQACIQNGGHLAIINSESEEMILSQMLQEKNLDTAWLGLHDLYEEGDWVTIMDQPIQNTGFTGWTNKWPNEPDNWNGDQHCAILIKKDGMDDVNCKSMHYYFCEFPA, encoded by the exons atgttcaaatattttttaattgttcttgTTTGCTGGGTTTTTGACGACGCTACGGCTGAATTTGATTGGAAGCCGAATCCTCCATACAAGCCCTTTGATATGAAGCCGTTTCCATTCACGCCCTCGTTAAAATTGGATAAACAAAACGATACAG AAGCGTCGAGCGGGAAGACGGTGACTATGAACGGGGACGCGAATTATAACGTGGGCCagcaaatattttacgtttacgACAACCAGTTTTTTAAGCGACTGTTGTATAACCGAGAGGACGGTTCTTTCGTCACGTCCGATAGTTCGGACACGCACAGACTTTACCCGTACAAACTCACATGGAATAAGGCTCGCCAGGCTTGTATCCAGAATGGAG GACATTTGGCTATCATCAATTCGGAGTCCGAGGAGATGATACTCTCGCAAATGTTGCAAGAGAAAAACTTGGACACAGCTTGGCTCGGTCTTCACGATCTTTACGAGGAAGGTGACTGGGTTACGATCATGGACCAGCCTATACAAAACACAGGGTTTACCGGGTGGACAAACAAATGGCCGAACGAACCCGATAACTGGAACGGGGACCAGCATTgtgcgattttaattaagaaagacGGAATGGACGATGTTAATTGTAAAAGTATGCATTATTACTTCTGCGAGTTTCCCGCGTGA
- the Med7 gene encoding mediator of RNA polymerase II transcription subunit 7: protein MAAPEAIQVSSLPLPPVQYINLYTDENVRRGRAPRPPPPIHDSYSMFGNVFNADDTIIRPLEAQGIKRLYPQHFDRRRELKKLNHSLLVNFLDLIDLLVQCPDSPRRAEKVEDLSLLFIHIHHLLNEFRPHQARETLRVMMELQRRQRHETALRFQKHLEKVQEILQHALQMLPDTSELDSKLAINTDAMESVDNLGFEQQTQDPCSPSDRIMCKVIDDMLSSNGLF, encoded by the exons ATGGCGGCTCCGGAGGCGATACAGGTCAGCTCCTTGCCGCTGCCTCCCGTTCAGTACATCAACTTATACACGGACGAGAATGTGCGTCGCGGGCGCGCTCCGCGGCCACCGCCGCCGATTCACGACAGTTACTCCATGTTCGGCAACGTGTTCAACGCCGACGACACGATTATCAGGCCCCTCGAGGCTCAAGGCATCAAGCGGCTATACCCGCAGCACTTTGATCGCCGACGGGAGCTTAAGAAGCTCAATCATTCCCTCCTCGTCAACTTCTTGGATTTGATCGACTTGCTCGTCCAGTGTCCCGACAGCCCGAGACGAGCGGAGAAA GTTGAAGATCTCAGTTTGTTGTTCATTCACATTCATCACCTTTTAAATGAATTTCGACCGCATCAAGCCAGGGAAACGTTGCGAGTTATGATGGAATTGCAGCGTAGGCAACGTCACGAAACAGCATTACGCTTTCAGAAGCATCTTGAAAAG gTTCAAGAAATATTACAGCATGCTTTACAGATGCTTCCAGATACCTCAGAATTAGACTCAAAACTTGCAATAAACACGGATGCCATGGAATCTGTGGACAATCTAGGTTTTGAACAACAAACGCAAGATCCGTGCAGTCCAAGCGATCGTATAATGTGCAAAGTGATAGACGATATGCTTTCATCAAATGGGTTGTTTTGA